A segment of the Chitinivorax sp. B genome:
CAGGCTTTTGACAGCGCCAAAGGCCAAATCGACAAGATCAGCAACGACATGCGTAGCCGCCTGCGGGTCATGGACAGCGACAACCAGTGGCTGATCAATGCATACAACGCCAATCTGGTCGACATGCAATCGCTGGAACAGATTCTGCCGGCCGTCCAGATTGTGCTGGAAGAAGAACAGCAAAAATTGGCCGCAATGGACCCCAGCGATCCGATGAAAATTGCCGAGCAACGGCAGCGGGTGGATCGCCTGAATCGTCGTGCGGAAACCATCGCGCTACAAATTCATCAAGCCAAGTTGCGTGCCTTCCAGATCAAAGGCCTGGAAGATGCCAATAAAGGCATTACAGATGATTTCCGTTCATTGCTGGAAAACGCCATCCCTGCCTGGGGCACCGACATCAGCATGGGGTTGCTCAGCCTGCGCCAGAAAGCCAACATTGAGATCAGCAATCGGGTCAAGGATCAGATCCAGACGTCGATGAAACGGGCGGCCGATCAGATTCACGATAATGTGATCAATTCCGAAAAGGCCTTGCAACGCCAAGCAGTGGACGTCAACACGCTACAACACGTGCAGGACAAGACCATCGACATGATTCGTCAAAAAGTCCAACTGGCAGAGCAACGCAGCCAGCAACGGGCACAAACCATGCAGGAACTGGCTCGCATGGATACCGAACTGAAGCAATCCCTCACGACCAAATAGCCCACCTGCCAGCCCACCCGGGCTGGCACTTCTTTGAAGTACCGAACCTTAACCGGTGCTGCCACCACTGCAACCCCTCTAAATCATTCTCAGGAACAAATTTATGGATTTTCAGCGCTACAACAATGGCGTCTTTACACTCC
Coding sequences within it:
- a CDS encoding toxic anion resistance protein, whose product is MTQYKDLFGGGTPAPRPTTTAPQPTVATPIHTPQPANLVPTIDLGMQAPVTAVAPAVDNALVAQIRQISSDRLEEIGGRQTQQLVGLSEQLLAKTRATDTGEFGRGMNDILRLMSTVQYDQLGEPSGVSGLINKVKRTFKVAKVDVVQAFDSAKGQIDKISNDMRSRLRVMDSDNQWLINAYNANLVDMQSLEQILPAVQIVLEEEQQKLAAMDPSDPMKIAEQRQRVDRLNRRAETIALQIHQAKLRAFQIKGLEDANKGITDDFRSLLENAIPAWGTDISMGLLSLRQKANIEISNRVKDQIQTSMKRAADQIHDNVINSEKALQRQAVDVNTLQHVQDKTIDMIRQKVQLAEQRSQQRAQTMQELARMDTELKQSLTTK